The following proteins are co-located in the Desulfovibrio legallii genome:
- a CDS encoding class IV adenylate cyclase, with protein sequence MPLEVERKYLHVDLQALRQTLADSGAHCLGAHFESNWVFDAPDRALLESGRLLRLRSQEWPDRTRHVLTLKRPAPASGYYKVREELETTVEDGPTLHAILAGLGYTVTARYEKVREPWRLEDVEVELDALSFIDVVELEGLAAHIDSVQRRLALDKAIISTKSYHELHQEWLRQNHQPPQFSFVFDAAQRAAWRQKLGLPADIPAPDAPGGENTVSEPSHVME encoded by the coding sequence ATGCCCCTGGAAGTGGAACGTAAATATCTGCATGTGGATTTACAAGCCTTGCGTCAGACCCTGGCGGACAGCGGCGCGCACTGCCTGGGCGCGCATTTTGAGAGCAACTGGGTCTTTGACGCGCCCGACCGCGCCCTGCTGGAAAGCGGCCGCCTGCTGCGTTTGCGCAGTCAGGAATGGCCGGACCGTACCCGCCATGTGCTCACCCTCAAGCGGCCCGCGCCCGCGTCCGGCTACTATAAGGTGCGCGAGGAGCTGGAAACGACGGTAGAGGACGGCCCAACCCTGCACGCCATTCTGGCCGGGCTGGGCTACACGGTGACGGCCCGCTACGAAAAGGTGCGCGAGCCCTGGCGGCTTGAAGATGTGGAAGTGGAGTTGGACGCGCTTTCCTTCATAGATGTGGTGGAGTTGGAGGGGCTGGCCGCGCATATTGATTCGGTGCAGCGCCGCCTTGCTCTTGACAAAGCCATAATAAGCACCAAAAGTTATCATGAGCTGCACCAGGAATGGCTGCGGCAAAACCACCAGCCGCCGCAATTTTCTTTCGTGTTTGACGCGGCGCAGCGGGCCGCGTGGCGGCAAAAGCTGGGACTTCCGGCGGATATCCCTGCGCCGGACGCGCCCGGCGGCGAGAACACCGTGTCGGAGCCTTCCCATGTCATGGAATGA